In Streptomyces sp. NBC_00414, a single window of DNA contains:
- a CDS encoding FAD-dependent oxidoreductase: MSRARTVLVIGGGAAGNAVTILLRRAGLAVDLIEARNDWNATAGSGITLQGNALRVLRELGVWEEVEAAGFGFGSVGITAPDGTVLHVQDDLRTGGDDLPATVGMQRPRLQRILIGAVRASGAAVRLGITADIVDQDADGVGVRFDDGSEGRYDLVIAADGLGSATRAAIGIADKPEPTGMAIWRIAAPRPAGLTRTDLAYGGPAHIAGYCPTSDSTLYAYVVEANRERASIPAGSHADEMRRLASAYGGFWPEITEHITDPAQVNYTWFERLLVEGSWHRGRVVLIGDAAHCCPPTLAQGAALSLEDAWVLAQSLTGSDEWDDALFQAYYERRIARVRPVVEASVQIGRWQLDGVRDADVPGLMTRTMTMLRELP; encoded by the coding sequence ATGAGCAGAGCCCGTACGGTCCTGGTGATCGGCGGTGGCGCGGCCGGCAACGCCGTGACGATCCTGCTGCGCCGCGCCGGCCTCGCGGTGGACCTGATCGAGGCCAGGAACGACTGGAACGCCACCGCCGGTTCCGGCATCACCCTCCAGGGCAACGCCCTGCGCGTGCTGCGGGAGTTGGGTGTCTGGGAGGAGGTGGAGGCCGCCGGTTTCGGCTTCGGTTCGGTCGGCATCACCGCCCCCGACGGCACCGTCCTGCACGTGCAGGACGACCTGCGCACCGGCGGCGACGATCTGCCCGCCACCGTCGGTATGCAGCGGCCCCGGCTGCAGCGGATCCTGATCGGGGCCGTACGGGCCAGTGGCGCCGCGGTCCGCCTCGGCATCACCGCCGACATCGTGGACCAGGACGCGGACGGTGTCGGTGTCCGCTTCGACGACGGCTCCGAGGGCCGCTACGACCTGGTGATCGCCGCGGACGGCCTCGGCTCCGCCACCCGCGCCGCTATCGGCATCGCCGACAAGCCCGAACCGACCGGCATGGCCATCTGGCGGATCGCCGCCCCGCGCCCGGCGGGTCTGACCCGCACCGACCTCGCCTACGGCGGCCCGGCCCACATCGCCGGTTACTGCCCCACCAGCGACAGCACCCTGTACGCCTATGTCGTCGAGGCCAACCGCGAGCGCGCCTCGATACCGGCCGGGTCCCACGCCGACGAGATGCGGCGCCTGGCTTCCGCGTACGGCGGCTTCTGGCCGGAGATCACCGAGCACATCACGGATCCGGCGCAGGTCAACTACACCTGGTTCGAGCGGCTGTTGGTCGAGGGGTCCTGGCACCGTGGCCGGGTCGTGCTGATCGGCGACGCGGCGCACTGCTGTCCGCCCACCCTCGCGCAGGGCGCCGCACTGTCCCTGGAGGACGCGTGGGTGCTCGCGCAGTCGCTCACCGGGTCCGACGAGTGGGACGACGCGCTGTTCCAGGCGTACTACGAGCGGCGGATCGCCCGGGTGCGCCCGGTCGTGGAGGCCTCCGTGCAGATCGGCCGGTGGCAGCTCGACGGGGTGCGTGACGCCGATGTGCCCGGTCTGATGACCCGCACCATGACGATGCTGCGGGAGCTGCCGTGA
- a CDS encoding amidohydrolase family protein, with amino-acid sequence MTARPSSVGRPASVADARPVPTVDVHAHVLLPEVEALVAGLPGLDEARALDARRNGPDALAVSGPMVRERVPRLTDPAVRLAVMDSQGVDIQLVSPSPSHYHYWADEETAEKVYRLADEATAAHCSAAPDRLRGLGLVPLQHPDRLVPALDHALGLGLAGVEMSSHAPGRELSDPAYEPFWARAAETGAVVFLHPFGCTLDERLDRWYLSNTVGQPTENAVALSHLIFSGVLDRHPGLKVLAAHGGGYLPTHIGRSDHAWATRSDAGAGCARPPSSYLRRLYFDSLVHDPYVLRELVRVAGADRVLLGSDFPFDMGTEDPVAALRAAHLTEADFDAVRGANAAALLHIAPAHDPA; translated from the coding sequence GTGACCGCCCGCCCGTCGTCCGTCGGCCGCCCCGCGTCGGTCGCCGACGCCCGCCCCGTCCCGACCGTGGACGTGCACGCCCACGTCCTGCTGCCCGAGGTGGAGGCGCTGGTGGCCGGTCTGCCGGGGCTCGACGAGGCCAGGGCGCTGGACGCCCGCCGCAACGGCCCCGACGCCCTCGCGGTCAGCGGGCCGATGGTGCGCGAACGTGTCCCCAGGCTGACGGACCCTGCCGTGCGTCTGGCCGTGATGGACAGCCAGGGCGTGGACATCCAACTGGTCAGCCCCTCCCCCTCGCACTACCACTACTGGGCGGACGAGGAGACTGCCGAAAAGGTGTACCGGCTCGCCGACGAGGCGACGGCGGCGCACTGTTCGGCCGCACCCGACCGGCTGCGCGGCCTCGGGCTCGTACCGCTCCAGCATCCGGACCGCCTCGTGCCCGCTCTCGACCACGCCCTGGGACTGGGACTGGCCGGGGTGGAGATGTCAAGCCACGCCCCCGGGCGGGAGCTGTCCGATCCGGCGTACGAGCCCTTCTGGGCCCGGGCGGCGGAGACCGGCGCGGTCGTCTTCCTGCATCCCTTCGGGTGCACGCTCGACGAGCGCCTGGACCGGTGGTACCTGTCCAACACCGTGGGCCAGCCCACCGAGAACGCCGTCGCCCTCTCCCACCTGATCTTCTCCGGCGTACTGGACCGCCACCCCGGTCTGAAGGTGCTCGCGGCCCACGGCGGCGGCTACCTGCCCACCCATATCGGCCGCTCCGACCACGCCTGGGCGACCCGCTCCGACGCGGGCGCCGGCTGCGCGCGGCCGCCGAGCAGCTATCTGCGGCGGCTGTACTTCGACTCGCTGGTCCACGACCCGTACGTCCTGCGGGAGTTGGTCCGCGTCGCCGGGGCGGACCGGGTCCTGCTGGGCTCCGACTTCCCCTTCGACATGGGCACCGAGGACCCGGTCGCCGCCCTGCGCGCGGCACATCTGACCGAGGCCGACTTCGACGCCGTACGCGGTGCAAACGCCGCCGCCCTGCTCCACATCGCGCCCGCACACGACCCCGCCTGA
- a CDS encoding VOC family protein, with translation MSARPLTHLRHVDLAVPDYDKQLDFYSGVWGLTTVAEDSGVSFLAAEGSPEQYVVRLRKAEEKRLDLVSYGAASPADVDTLAERLLAGGVRLITRPGKVDTPGGGYGFRFFDVDGRTIEVSADVEVRRHRRIEEKEAIPVKLSHVVLNSPDLDRTREWYERHLGFRLSDTLSSPHMGEVMHFMRISNQHHSMALAKGPHTALHHVSFEMRGIDEYMRGSGRVMRAGFQKIWGPGRHMAGDNTFTYFLDPHGNTVEYTTELEVLDEDNWHPHVYDFSRPEVTDQWGTANPMNEFVAKESFNDPDRGVFVAPPV, from the coding sequence ATGAGCGCACGACCGCTCACCCATCTGCGGCACGTCGACCTCGCCGTGCCCGACTACGACAAGCAGCTCGACTTCTACTCCGGTGTCTGGGGCCTGACCACGGTCGCCGAGGACTCCGGTGTCTCCTTCCTGGCCGCCGAGGGCTCCCCGGAGCAGTACGTCGTGCGGCTGCGCAAGGCCGAGGAGAAGCGCCTCGACCTCGTCTCCTACGGGGCCGCGAGCCCGGCGGACGTCGACACCCTCGCCGAACGACTTCTCGCCGGTGGCGTGCGGTTGATAACCCGGCCGGGCAAGGTCGACACCCCCGGCGGCGGTTACGGCTTCCGCTTCTTCGACGTCGACGGCCGCACCATCGAGGTCTCCGCGGACGTCGAGGTGCGCCGGCACCGCCGTATCGAGGAGAAGGAGGCCATCCCCGTCAAGCTGTCGCACGTGGTCCTCAACTCCCCCGATCTCGACCGCACCCGGGAGTGGTACGAGCGCCACCTGGGCTTCCGGCTCTCCGACACGCTCAGCTCGCCGCACATGGGCGAGGTCATGCACTTCATGCGGATCAGCAACCAGCACCACTCCATGGCCCTGGCCAAGGGCCCGCACACCGCCCTGCACCACGTCTCCTTCGAGATGCGCGGCATCGACGAGTACATGCGCGGCTCGGGCCGTGTCATGCGGGCGGGCTTCCAGAAGATCTGGGGTCCGGGCAGGCACATGGCGGGGGACAACACCTTCACCTACTTCCTCGACCCGCACGGCAACACGGTCGAGTACACGACGGAGTTGGAGGTGCTGGACGAGGACAATTGGCATCCGCACGTCTACGACTTCTCGCGCCCCGAGGTGACCGACCAGTGGGGTACGGCCAACCCCATGAACGAGTTCGTCGCCAAGGAGTCCTTCAACGACCCCGACCGCGGCGTGTTCGTCGCCCCGCCCGTCTGA
- a CDS encoding fumarylacetoacetate hydrolase family protein has translation MRFATYRTREQRHRGRVAVVEEDGTLFPLPGVHSLTALLAETDGLPGLLEAGAAALDVPPGPHVSQVRLLSPLRPASVRDFVTFEEHVEGVRRSVDGASGVPGQWYAAPTFYFTNPHAVYGPGDGVPVPPGSAALDFELEVGAVVGREGQDLTPAQARDHIVGYTVLDDWSARDLQSAEMRVGLGPCKGKDTATTLGPYLVTADELERYRDDEGFLRLALTAEINGRVVGEDLLSNMSWTFEEMTAYASRGTRVVPGDVLGSGTCGNGGCLAELWGLRGAQDPPPLRPGDTVTLTVEGIGTLTNTVVPGADPVPLPAARRRGRERPGAGTVTPVGGRGAAPAGE, from the coding sequence ATGCGTTTCGCCACGTACAGGACCCGTGAGCAGCGACACCGCGGTCGCGTGGCCGTCGTGGAGGAGGACGGCACCCTCTTCCCGCTGCCCGGTGTCCACTCGCTGACCGCGCTGCTCGCGGAGACCGACGGCCTTCCCGGGCTGCTCGAAGCCGGCGCGGCGGCCCTCGACGTCCCGCCGGGCCCCCATGTCTCCCAGGTGCGGCTGCTGTCTCCCCTCCGGCCCGCATCCGTGAGGGACTTCGTCACCTTCGAGGAGCACGTCGAAGGTGTACGCCGCTCGGTCGACGGCGCCTCGGGCGTCCCCGGGCAGTGGTACGCGGCACCGACGTTCTACTTCACCAACCCCCATGCGGTGTACGGGCCCGGCGACGGCGTGCCCGTGCCGCCCGGGTCGGCCGCCCTGGACTTCGAACTCGAAGTGGGGGCCGTCGTCGGACGGGAGGGACAGGACCTCACGCCCGCGCAGGCCCGCGACCACATCGTCGGCTACACCGTCCTCGACGACTGGTCCGCCCGCGACCTGCAGTCCGCGGAGATGAGGGTCGGGCTCGGACCGTGCAAGGGCAAGGACACCGCGACCACCCTCGGCCCGTACCTCGTCACCGCCGACGAACTGGAGCGGTACCGGGACGACGAGGGCTTCCTGCGCCTGGCCCTGACCGCCGAGATCAACGGCAGGGTGGTCGGCGAGGACCTGCTGTCCAACATGAGCTGGACCTTCGAGGAGATGACCGCGTACGCCTCCCGCGGCACCCGGGTCGTACCGGGTGACGTCCTCGGCTCCGGGACCTGCGGCAACGGCGGCTGCCTCGCCGAACTGTGGGGCCTGCGCGGCGCACAGGACCCGCCACCGCTGAGGCCCGGGGACACGGTCACCCTCACCGTCGAGGGCATCGGCACGCTCACCAACACCGTCGTCCCGGGCGCCGATCCCGTACCCCTGCCGGCCGCTCGCCGACGAGGTCGGGAGCGGCCGGGGGCGGGCACGGTCACGCCCGTCGGTGGGAGAGGCGCCGCGCCAGCAGGGGAATGA
- a CDS encoding DUF6069 family protein: MSATTPQSQTTARSLATRPVWQVGVVAVLAGAVVTEAFALAARGSGVPMDAASPGATEAAEIPVGGFAGGVLFWAVVGVVLAMALARWAERPARTFVVTTVALTALSLVGPAVAPHTATSTQVVLAVSHVVAAAVIIPLLARRLSHRRA, from the coding sequence ATGAGCGCCACCACACCTCAGAGCCAGACCACCGCCCGGTCCCTCGCCACGCGTCCCGTGTGGCAGGTCGGGGTGGTGGCGGTCCTCGCGGGCGCCGTCGTGACCGAAGCCTTCGCGCTCGCCGCACGGGGTTCCGGAGTACCGATGGACGCGGCAAGTCCGGGGGCCACCGAGGCCGCCGAGATCCCGGTGGGAGGCTTCGCCGGGGGCGTGCTGTTCTGGGCGGTCGTCGGGGTCGTCCTCGCCATGGCCCTCGCCCGCTGGGCCGAGCGGCCCGCGCGGACGTTCGTGGTGACGACCGTCGCGCTGACCGCGCTGTCCCTGGTGGGCCCCGCCGTCGCCCCGCACACCGCCACGTCCACGCAGGTCGTCCTCGCCGTGTCCCATGTGGTGGCCGCCGCCGTGATCATTCCCCTGCTGGCGCGGCGCCTCTCCCACCGACGGGCGTGA
- a CDS encoding FecCD family ABC transporter permease: protein MFTRRPHPKDRPTVRRSPTKISRPAKTSRPDRTRTPVPWLVLGLALLLLVSLVCGVGLGAAGIGWADVFRFLWAGVTGGGIGTRDVASYTIVWEIRLPRVVLGAVVGAGLAAVGVAVQAMVRNALADPFVLGISSGAAVGANAVILLGAFAGLGVWALSVSAFASALAAMALVYAAARSAHGLTPLRLILTGTALAYGFEAITTVMVFGAARGEAARSAMMWLLGSLGGATWAQVPLAAMTVAAGWAWLRWRAESIDALAMGDETSAALGVQPGRLRRELFLVTAAVTGTVVAVSGAIGFVGLMVPHVVRMMVGADHRRVLAVAPLAGAVLLVWADLLSRLLLAPAELPVGVITAVVGVPAFLLLMRRGGYAFGGR, encoded by the coding sequence ATGTTCACCAGGCGGCCCCATCCGAAGGACCGCCCGACCGTGCGCCGAAGTCCGACCAAGATCTCGCGTCCCGCCAAGACCTCCCGACCGGACCGGACCCGGACACCCGTGCCCTGGCTCGTTCTCGGGCTGGCCCTGCTGCTGCTCGTGTCGCTGGTGTGCGGCGTCGGGCTCGGGGCCGCCGGGATCGGCTGGGCGGACGTCTTCCGGTTCCTGTGGGCCGGGGTCACCGGCGGTGGCATCGGCACCCGCGACGTGGCCTCGTACACCATCGTGTGGGAGATCCGGCTGCCGCGTGTGGTGCTCGGCGCGGTCGTCGGGGCGGGGCTCGCCGCCGTCGGTGTGGCGGTGCAGGCGATGGTCCGCAACGCGCTCGCCGATCCCTTCGTGCTGGGCATCTCCTCGGGTGCCGCGGTGGGTGCCAACGCCGTGATCCTGCTGGGGGCGTTCGCGGGTCTCGGCGTGTGGGCGCTGTCGGTGTCGGCGTTCGCCTCGGCCCTCGCCGCGATGGCCCTCGTGTACGCGGCGGCCCGGTCGGCGCACGGACTCACTCCGCTGCGGCTGATCCTGACCGGCACGGCACTGGCGTACGGCTTCGAGGCGATCACCACGGTGATGGTGTTCGGCGCGGCCCGGGGCGAGGCCGCCCGCTCGGCGATGATGTGGCTGCTGGGGAGTCTGGGCGGGGCGACCTGGGCCCAGGTGCCACTGGCCGCCATGACCGTGGCGGCCGGGTGGGCGTGGCTGCGGTGGCGGGCCGAGTCGATCGACGCGCTCGCCATGGGTGACGAGACCTCCGCCGCGCTCGGAGTTCAACCGGGGCGGCTGCGCCGGGAGTTGTTCCTCGTCACCGCCGCCGTCACCGGGACGGTGGTGGCCGTCAGCGGGGCCATCGGGTTCGTCGGACTGATGGTGCCGCATGTCGTACGGATGATGGTGGGCGCCGATCACCGCCGGGTGCTGGCCGTGGCACCGCTCGCCGGAGCCGTTCTGCTGGTGTGGGCCGATCTGCTGTCCCGGCTGCTGCTCGCCCCCGCCGAACTGCCCGTCGGGGTGATCACCGCGGTCGTCGGGGTGCCCGCCTTCCTGCTGCTGATGCGCCGCGGCGGTTACGCGTTCGGGGGCCGCTGA
- a CDS encoding ABC transporter ATP-binding protein, producing MRLDLEGVTVEMAGTRLVDDIQLAVASGAFVGLVGPNGSGKSTLLRCVYRALRPAGGVVRLDGDDVHAMDPRATARVLAALPQESTAEFDFTVTEVIAMGRLPHRGRTAAADREICADAMARTGVAHLADRGFLALSGGERQRVLIARALAQQPRVLVLDEPTNHLDIAHQLDVLSLVRGSGPTVLAALHDLNLAASHCDLLYVISRGRVIASGPPHDVLRPELLAEVFGVRAHPVRHPETGAVQLLFDLLPPTA from the coding sequence ATGCGGCTTGATCTGGAGGGTGTCACGGTCGAGATGGCCGGGACCCGGCTGGTCGACGACATCCAACTCGCCGTGGCGAGCGGGGCCTTCGTCGGGCTCGTCGGTCCGAACGGCAGCGGCAAGTCGACGCTGCTGCGCTGTGTGTACCGGGCGCTGCGCCCGGCCGGCGGTGTGGTGCGGCTCGACGGGGACGACGTACACGCCATGGACCCCAGGGCCACCGCGCGGGTGCTGGCCGCGCTGCCGCAGGAGTCGACGGCGGAGTTCGACTTCACGGTCACCGAGGTGATCGCCATGGGGCGGCTGCCCCACCGTGGCCGGACGGCCGCGGCGGACCGGGAGATCTGCGCCGACGCCATGGCGCGGACCGGGGTGGCCCACCTGGCCGACCGGGGCTTCCTCGCCCTGTCCGGCGGCGAGAGGCAGCGCGTGCTCATCGCCCGCGCCCTCGCCCAGCAGCCGCGAGTCCTCGTACTCGACGAACCCACCAACCACCTCGACATCGCGCACCAGTTGGACGTCCTGTCCCTGGTCCGGGGCAGCGGCCCGACCGTGCTGGCGGCCCTGCACGACCTCAACCTGGCCGCCTCCCACTGCGATCTGCTGTACGTGATCTCGCGGGGCCGGGTCATCGCCTCCGGGCCGCCCCACGACGTACTGCGGCCGGAGCTGCTCGCCGAGGTGTTCGGCGTCCGCGCGCACCCCGTACGGCATCCGGAGACCGGCGCCGTCCAGCTTCTCTTCGACCTCCTCCCGCCCACCGCGTGA
- a CDS encoding ABC transporter substrate-binding protein: MRKLLSAALCLAATAALSGCGATVEKSESGSQGTKSSSVTLTNCGRKVTYEKVPRRVVTNDVGITELMFALGLEDRMAGFAMPDDKGDLTSVPWKDGYDEVKWISKDQLTKENVLDARADLVFAGWNYGFREDGGFTPDALRKLGVPSYVLTESCRNGRTESSRGIMPPLEALYTDLTNLGKLFGVEKRAATLIAGFREQIAEVEDKAPKEKPEVFLYDSGQDQPFTSGRYAAPEEIIDRAGGVNVTHDIEDSWTTVGWETVVERDPDVIVICDYGDVSAERKRKFLLSYAPLRNVSAVRHKRIFVLDYVDLVESPRNPSAIARLGTYLRTVAQDQDS, encoded by the coding sequence ATGCGCAAGCTGCTCTCCGCCGCCCTCTGCCTCGCCGCGACCGCCGCCCTCTCGGGCTGCGGCGCCACGGTCGAGAAGTCCGAGTCCGGGTCCCAAGGCACCAAGTCCTCCTCGGTCACGCTCACCAACTGCGGCCGGAAGGTCACGTACGAAAAGGTCCCCCGGCGGGTGGTCACCAACGACGTCGGTATCACCGAGCTGATGTTCGCGCTCGGTCTGGAGGACCGCATGGCCGGGTTCGCCATGCCCGACGACAAGGGCGATCTGACCTCCGTGCCGTGGAAGGACGGCTACGACGAGGTCAAGTGGATCTCGAAGGACCAGCTCACCAAGGAGAACGTCCTCGACGCACGCGCCGACCTCGTCTTCGCGGGCTGGAACTACGGCTTCCGCGAGGACGGCGGATTCACCCCCGACGCCCTGCGCAAGCTCGGTGTCCCCTCGTACGTCCTCACCGAGTCCTGCCGCAACGGCCGTACGGAGTCCTCGCGAGGCATCATGCCGCCGCTGGAGGCGCTCTACACCGACCTCACCAACCTCGGGAAGCTCTTCGGGGTGGAGAAGAGGGCGGCCACGCTGATCGCCGGTTTCCGCGAGCAGATCGCCGAGGTCGAGGACAAGGCCCCGAAGGAGAAGCCCGAGGTCTTCCTCTACGACAGCGGCCAGGACCAGCCCTTCACCTCCGGCCGTTACGCCGCCCCCGAGGAGATCATCGACAGGGCCGGCGGGGTCAATGTCACGCACGACATCGAGGACTCCTGGACCACCGTCGGCTGGGAGACCGTCGTCGAGCGTGACCCGGACGTCATCGTGATCTGCGACTACGGTGACGTGAGCGCCGAGCGGAAGAGGAAGTTCCTGCTCTCCTACGCTCCCCTGCGCAACGTCTCCGCCGTCAGGCACAAGCGGATCTTCGTCCTCGACTACGTCGACCTGGTCGAGAGCCCCCGCAACCCGTCGGCGATCGCCCGCCTGGGTACCTACCTGCGGACGGTGGCTCAGGACCAGGACTCATAG